The bacterium genome includes a region encoding these proteins:
- a CDS encoding 6-bladed beta-propeller, translated as MKKKIIPLISLVCILAYNNIFAQQLLSFIGKWPDDAIIYRFNSPGDIGVDSQGNVYVVDTANHRLQKFDSMGNLITIWGKKGNNREEFLAPEGIGIDKNDNIYVVDTGNNRIQKFSSDGKLLQIFGSFGDDYGEFKLPQDIVVDSEFNIYVLDTNNNRIQKFSNTAAFLMAFGGYGTETGKFSSPQSITLDINDSIYVADTNNNRIQKFDKNGNFIRSWGIKGNQDGEFDYPTGINVDKITGQIYVVDTTNRRIQVFDVNGGFVKKFGERGEGLGKFESPKGIVINSSGNVYVSDKVNNCIQKFDETATPLEMWSEYSYEPGRFNSPFGIDRDSQNNIYVADSNNHRIQQFDKNGNFIRWWGGKSTPVMEPGKFWNPYGILVDTKDNNRVYVADTENCRIQVFENGNFIRKWGKYGSMEGEFISPYDLAVDSTGLIYVVDKDNQRIQVFTKQGVFKKQWSTLLNPETISIPVNIEIDSKDKVYVVDIKNHCVKVYDKDGNFIKKIGENGQDDGEFNSPFGIDIDVSDNLYIVDKGNNRIQVFDANGNFISTYGHYGDNDGEFNSPRGITLDNENNIYIVDTGNQRVQKFENEINQNNPVPNSEINAYNFPNPFNPNLRQTTITYTIGTTQPITIKIYNIAGELIRTLLDSAQRPAGQCQDKWDGKNDDNEIVSEGVYICVIKTQDATTKFKIAVEK; from the coding sequence ATGAAGAAAAAAATTATACCTTTAATTTCTTTAGTCTGTATTTTAGCATATAACAATATATTTGCTCAACAATTACTCTCATTTATTGGAAAATGGCCTGACGATGCTATTATTTATCGATTTAATTCACCAGGTGATATAGGTGTTGATTCACAAGGTAATGTTTATGTTGTAGATACCGCAAATCATCGCCTTCAAAAATTTGATTCTATGGGAAATCTAATTACCATCTGGGGGAAAAAAGGTAATAATAGAGAAGAATTCCTTGCTCCTGAAGGAATAGGTATTGATAAAAATGACAATATCTATGTAGTTGATACAGGGAATAATCGTATCCAAAAATTTAGCTCTGATGGAAAATTACTTCAGATATTTGGTAGTTTTGGGGACGATTATGGTGAATTCAAATTACCGCAGGATATTGTTGTTGATTCAGAATTTAATATTTATGTTCTGGATACAAATAATAATCGTATCCAAAAATTTAGTAATACAGCCGCTTTCCTTATGGCGTTTGGCGGTTATGGAACCGAAACCGGGAAATTCTCCAGTCCACAAAGTATAACTTTAGATATAAATGATTCTATCTATGTTGCGGATACAAATAATAATCGTATCCAGAAGTTTGATAAAAACGGTAATTTTATACGAAGTTGGGGCATAAAAGGAAATCAAGACGGTGAGTTTGATTACCCAACAGGAATAAATGTGGATAAAATTACCGGGCAGATTTATGTCGTTGATACGACAAATAGACGAATACAGGTTTTTGATGTAAATGGTGGTTTTGTGAAAAAATTTGGGGAAAGAGGTGAAGGATTAGGAAAATTCGAATCTCCTAAAGGAATAGTTATTAACAGTTCAGGTAATGTATATGTCTCAGATAAAGTAAATAATTGTATTCAAAAGTTTGATGAAACAGCTACTCCTCTTGAGATGTGGAGTGAATATAGTTATGAGCCAGGAAGGTTCAATTCTCCATTTGGGATTGATAGGGATTCTCAAAATAATATCTATGTCGCTGATTCTAATAATCATCGCATCCAACAATTTGATAAAAATGGTAATTTTATTAGATGGTGGGGTGGTAAAAGCACCCCAGTTATGGAGCCTGGTAAATTCTGGAATCCTTATGGGATACTGGTAGATACAAAGGATAATAATCGGGTATATGTGGCGGATACGGAAAATTGCAGAATTCAAGTATTTGAAAATGGAAATTTTATCCGCAAATGGGGCAAATACGGCTCTATGGAAGGAGAGTTCATATCACCTTATGACTTAGCGGTTGATTCTACAGGCTTGATTTATGTCGTAGATAAAGATAATCAACGCATACAGGTCTTTACTAAACAAGGTGTTTTCAAAAAACAGTGGTCCACTTTACTTAATCCTGAAACAATTAGTATCCCTGTAAATATAGAGATTGATTCTAAAGATAAAGTCTATGTTGTGGATATTAAAAATCATTGTGTTAAAGTATATGATAAAGATGGTAATTTTATTAAAAAAATTGGTGAGAATGGACAGGATGACGGCGAGTTCAATAGCCCTTTTGGAATTGATATTGATGTAAGTGATAATCTTTATATCGTAGATAAGGGAAATAATCGAATACAGGTATTTGATGCCAATGGTAATTTTATTTCTACCTATGGACATTACGGAGATAATGATGGTGAGTTTAATTCACCAAGAGGAATTACACTTGATAATGAAAATAATATTTATATCGTTGATACTGGAAATCAACGAGTCCAGAAGTTTGAAAATGAGATTAATCAAAATAATCCTGTTCCTAATTCAGAAATAAACGCCTATAATTTTCCAAATCCATTTAATCCTAATCTACGACAGACAACGATTACTTATACCATTGGAACAACACAACCAATCACGATTAAAATTTATAATATAGCCGGTGAACTAATTAGAACCTTACTTGATTCTGCACAACGACCAGCCGGACAATGTCAGGATAAATGGGACGGCAAAAACGATGATAATGAAATAGTCTCAGAAGGCGTTTATATCTGCGTGATTAAAACTCAAGATGCCACAACAAAGTTTAAAATTGCGGTAGAAAAGTAA
- a CDS encoding PorV/PorQ family protein, producing MKKILFSLLVLLVLFSVTEAKSQGKSGATFLKIGVGAKPTAMGGAFAAVADDSTTIHYNPAGLALFENKELSFTHIAWFEKINYEYLTYINPLSQLNLPGVFATNLSYLGINDIKEYDQNQTYLGEFKASDLLLNLTYARTIKPNLYSGLNLKYVNQKIKSSRSALVTDLGLLYNTSIKNLTCGLTLQNFLPLFNNFKDNLPYNIKLGACYRLLTNKILTLAMDVDLPNNDNGLRLHLGAEYRYPEMENIAIRLGYKTGVDCGNLSFGFGVNYDKYKLDYAYSSYNDLGNVHQLSLNMKFESLKSKVQNESLKPEIQSSENKIQNTNVLSPSTSSDSKPNVVFESEEKRIIEYVESEKETIQKIETVEKPVIEEFEEDQKQEDPLPEPESKIQDSEESDALKPEEVRAKVTIGGDEI from the coding sequence ATGAAAAAGATATTATTCTCTTTATTAGTTTTATTAGTTTTATTCTCTGTAACTGAGGCAAAAAGTCAAGGAAAAAGCGGAGCGACATTTCTAAAAATAGGTGTTGGTGCCAAACCGACAGCAATGGGTGGAGCTTTTGCCGCCGTCGCCGATGACTCAACAACCATCCACTATAACCCTGCCGGATTAGCCCTGTTCGAAAATAAAGAATTATCCTTTACCCATATCGCCTGGTTTGAAAAGATTAACTACGAATACTTAACTTATATCAACCCATTATCACAACTAAATTTGCCTGGTGTTTTTGCCACTAATCTGTCCTATCTTGGAATAAATGATATTAAAGAATATGACCAAAATCAAACTTACCTTGGAGAATTTAAAGCATCCGATTTGTTACTTAATCTCACTTATGCCAGGACAATAAAACCTAATCTTTATTCAGGACTGAATTTAAAATATGTTAATCAAAAAATTAAATCATCAAGAAGTGCCCTTGTGACAGATTTAGGATTATTATATAACACATCTATTAAAAATCTAACTTGTGGACTGACACTCCAAAATTTTCTCCCACTTTTTAATAATTTTAAAGATAACCTGCCTTATAATATTAAATTAGGTGCCTGTTACAGATTGTTAACAAACAAAATACTCACTCTGGCAATGGATGTTGATTTACCTAACAATGATAATGGACTGAGATTACATTTAGGTGCTGAATATCGGTATCCGGAAATGGAAAATATCGCTATTAGACTGGGATATAAAACAGGTGTTGATTGTGGTAACTTAAGTTTCGGTTTTGGAGTAAATTACGATAAATATAAACTTGATTATGCCTATTCTTCTTACAATGACCTCGGTAATGTTCATCAACTTTCTCTTAATATGAAGTTTGAAAGTTTAAAGTCGAAAGTCCAGAATGAAAGCCTAAAACCTGAAATCCAAAGTTCAGAAAACAAAATCCAAAATACTAATGTCCTCTCCCCCTCTACCTCTTCGGACTCAAAGCCCAATGTGGTTTTTGAGTCCGAAGAGAAGAGGATAATTGAATATGTCGAATCTGAAAAAGAAACGATACAAAAAATAGAAACCGTAGAAAAACCGGTCATAGAAGAATTTGAAGAAGACCAGAAACAAGAAGACCCTTTACCAGAGCCAGAATCCAAAATCCAGGATTCAGAAGAATCAGATGCTCTAAAACCTGAAGAAGTTAGAGCCAAAGTAACCATAGGAGGAGATGAAATATGA
- a CDS encoding tetratricopeptide repeat protein, protein MRYLVLTLTLLGVMLIMNNRNVCTEENAYFYFNQGEKYRAEKNYEAAISMYKKAIKLNPDYDITYNNLGCAYYEKGQFDEAIANYKKALEFNLTTKVTHSNLACAYYYKGMFDEAIEEFKKELENNPVCVDSLNGLGCAYYNKKMYEEAIKWFKKALEINPDYTSAKNKLASAKKAIEKENYCKYYNSGIDQLSQQKYEDAISSFNQALEYTTMDYEKTLVKEKIKSAQDNLNKIRIRENYFRCYNSGIDQFAQQNWEQAILNLNQALEYAATDEEKIMIKEKLKSAQIGLNKRKVKANYWKRYNSGIEQMAQKRWENAINDFNNALKYATTADEKGKITVQLNQAKRSLNETKRQETYHKWYNLGMSRIAQNRCKDAMENFSQALKYAITDEEKIMAQKKIDEVRTILEKSQQSKAIASLKTPETPVEIKQKVLIKENKPWKFNVSDIASVLLIVILGLSILPQSNSIKAKIYLWQKKYDQAASIYEEAISKGKKVWLYPALAEIYLKLDQVDEKAIKVYDKAIFLDAGNRKMIRIVADYYMKKKRPGERAIEIFEEALKFDPNNIHILNILGKTYCNYGEEAKAIDVFQKLYELGHRDETVVKNLAKVYLKEDRLDNEAIPIYEEAMKYEPENHDLIIALSQAYINQGMRDKRTVDIYRKSVGLCSNLVKTYKEKNDFDKARRYAEIAYKIVYCYSSGIVDSLVRESVMGVLNKL, encoded by the coding sequence ATGAGATATTTAGTTTTGACCCTGACATTGCTTGGGGTAATGTTAATAATGAATAATAGGAATGTCTGCACTGAGGAAAATGCCTATTTCTATTTTAATCAAGGAGAAAAGTATCGAGCAGAAAAAAACTATGAAGCGGCAATCTCTATGTATAAAAAGGCAATAAAATTAAATCCTGACTACGATATCACCTACAATAATCTTGGCTGTGCTTATTATGAAAAAGGACAGTTTGATGAGGCAATTGCTAATTATAAAAAGGCATTAGAATTTAACTTAACGACAAAAGTTACACATAGTAATCTTGCCTGTGCTTATTATTATAAAGGGATGTTTGATGAGGCAATTGAGGAGTTCAAAAAGGAATTAGAAAATAACCCTGTATGCGTTGACTCGTTAAATGGTCTTGGTTGTGCTTATTATAACAAAAAAATGTATGAGGAGGCAATAAAATGGTTCAAAAAGGCACTTGAAATTAACCCGGATTATACCTCTGCTAAAAATAAGTTAGCCTCAGCAAAAAAGGCGATTGAAAAAGAAAATTATTGCAAATACTACAATTCAGGTATTGACCAACTATCTCAACAAAAATATGAAGATGCCATCTCAAGTTTTAACCAGGCACTCGAATATACCACAATGGATTATGAAAAGACACTGGTAAAAGAAAAGATAAAATCTGCACAAGACAACTTAAATAAGATAAGAATAAGAGAAAATTACTTCAGATGCTACAATTCAGGTATTGACCAGTTTGCTCAACAAAATTGGGAACAGGCAATTTTGAACCTTAATCAAGCACTTGAATACGCCGCCACCGATGAAGAAAAGATAATGATAAAAGAAAAGTTAAAATCTGCACAAATTGGTTTGAATAAACGGAAAGTTAAAGCAAACTACTGGAAGCGGTATAATTCAGGAATTGAACAGATGGCTCAAAAAAGATGGGAAAATGCCATTAATGACTTTAATAACGCCCTTAAATATGCCACTACCGCCGATGAAAAAGGAAAGATAACCGTCCAATTAAATCAGGCAAAAAGGTCTTTGAATGAGACAAAACGCCAGGAAACCTACCATAAATGGTATAATTTAGGAATGAGCCGAATAGCTCAAAATAGATGTAAAGATGCAATGGAAAATTTTAGTCAGGCACTTAAATACGCTATTACCGATGAAGAAAAGATAATGGCACAAAAAAAGATAGATGAAGTCAGAACAATTCTGGAAAAATCCCAACAATCTAAAGCCATCGCCTCTTTAAAAACTCCAGAAACCCCAGTAGAGATAAAGCAAAAAGTATTAATCAAAGAAAATAAACCATGGAAATTTAATGTAAGTGATATTGCCTCGGTTTTATTGATAGTTATTTTAGGGTTATCCATTTTGCCACAATCAAATTCTATAAAAGCAAAAATTTATCTCTGGCAAAAAAAATATGACCAAGCGGCTTCAATCTATGAAGAGGCAATATCAAAAGGGAAAAAAGTCTGGCTTTATCCAGCATTAGCAGAAATTTATCTGAAATTAGACCAGGTAGATGAAAAGGCTATAAAAGTCTATGACAAAGCGATATTCCTTGATGCCGGTAATCGAAAAATGATTAGAATTGTTGCAGATTATTATATGAAGAAAAAGAGACCCGGAGAACGAGCAATTGAAATTTTTGAAGAGGCATTAAAATTTGACCCAAATAATATTCATATATTGAATATTCTTGGAAAAACATATTGTAATTATGGAGAGGAGGCAAAGGCAATTGATGTTTTTCAAAAATTATATGAATTAGGACATAGAGATGAAACTGTGGTAAAAAATCTGGCAAAGGTATATCTGAAAGAAGATAGATTGGATAATGAGGCAATTCCAATCTATGAGGAGGCAATGAAATACGAACCAGAAAATCATGATTTGATTATTGCCTTGAGCCAGGCATATATAAATCAAGGAATGAGGGATAAAAGAACAGTAGATATTTACAGGAAGTCTGTTGGTTTATGCTCAAACTTAGTCAAAACTTATAAAGAAAAAAATGATTTCGATAAAGCACGGCGATACGCAGAAATAGCCTACAAAATAGTTTATTGCTATTCATCAGGAATAGTCGATAGTTTAGTTCGCGAAAGCGTCATGGGGGTCTTGAATAAATTGTAA
- a CDS encoding HEAT repeat domain-containing protein, with protein sequence MKENIREKIMMIIFILGLLLTQTSCANQQVEAKIPRNLIQSLKSTDAEVRKQTAIILGESGNKKAVKPLIQALKDEDWQVRREAVKALGKLKDDQALKPLIDKLTDSHWVVQGNAAWALGEIGGDRASKALITALSHKQPFVRENAAKSAGKLKIQEAIKPLINLLKDEDSQVQQSATEALSQIGNPQPLIEALDSKNILVRWHAGEALGNIGDKNAIKYLLPLLKEEDKNLRLNIAFALAKLGNNDGIEMLINSLKEEDEEVKTYAALTLGKVGDKRAVDDLIGLLNDSNINIKAQAISALGNIGEEKVISHLIPLLNDKNAFIQQLSSNALIKIGEPSIKPLMFGLQNAREKTLKNTITNTLIKIGTSAITPLIELNETKTIENDETQWYIGIALGEIGKTGNDQIFNSLITTLTSENWYARGGAVIGLGKMKNKQALEPLIKILKNDSNKTVRMTAIESLAKIDYKNKRIMNVLVSASKNDNDPGVRTFAKGIINALKTIKENQ encoded by the coding sequence TTGAAAGAGAATATAAGAGAAAAAATAATGATGATTATATTTATTTTGGGTTTATTATTAACTCAAACAAGTTGTGCCAATCAACAAGTGGAAGCAAAAATACCCAGAAATTTAATTCAATCTTTAAAATCTACGGATGCTGAAGTTCGTAAGCAAACAGCAATTATCTTAGGCGAATCAGGAAATAAAAAGGCAGTAAAACCATTGATTCAGGCTTTAAAAGATGAAGATTGGCAAGTGAGACGAGAAGCAGTCAAGGCACTGGGTAAATTAAAGGATGACCAGGCATTAAAACCGTTAATTGATAAACTAACAGATTCACATTGGGTAGTGCAGGGTAATGCCGCCTGGGCACTGGGTGAAATAGGAGGTGACCGGGCATCTAAAGCTTTAATTACCGCACTATCCCATAAACAACCTTTTGTTAGAGAAAATGCGGCTAAATCAGCTGGCAAACTTAAGATTCAAGAGGCAATAAAACCATTGATTAACCTGCTGAAGGATGAGGATAGTCAGGTTCAACAATCAGCCACTGAGGCACTTTCGCAAATAGGCAATCCTCAACCCCTGATTGAGGCATTGGATAGTAAAAATATACTTGTTCGCTGGCATGCAGGTGAGGCTTTAGGAAATATTGGTGATAAAAATGCAATTAAATATCTCCTGCCTTTATTAAAAGAGGAGGATAAAAATCTTCGACTTAATATCGCCTTTGCTCTTGCTAAATTAGGAAATAATGACGGCATAGAAATGTTAATTAATAGTTTAAAAGAGGAAGACGAAGAGGTAAAAACTTATGCCGCACTTACACTCGGCAAAGTAGGTGATAAAAGGGCAGTAGATGACCTGATTGGACTTTTAAATGATTCAAACATAAATATTAAGGCACAGGCAATATCTGCGTTAGGAAATATAGGAGAGGAAAAGGTAATATCACATCTTATACCCCTCTTAAATGATAAAAACGCATTTATTCAACAATTGAGTAGTAATGCCCTGATAAAAATAGGCGAACCTTCAATAAAACCTTTGATGTTTGGCTTACAAAATGCCAGGGAGAAAACTTTAAAAAACACCATTACAAATACTTTAATAAAAATAGGCACATCCGCTATTACACCTTTAATTGAGCTAAATGAGACTAAGACTATAGAAAATGACGAAACACAATGGTATATCGGAATCGCCTTAGGTGAAATTGGAAAAACAGGCAACGACCAAATTTTTAATTCATTAATTACTACTTTAACTTCTGAAAATTGGTATGCACGAGGCGGGGCAGTCATTGGGCTGGGGAAAATGAAAAATAAACAGGCACTTGAACCATTGATTAAGATTTTAAAAAATGACTCAAATAAAACTGTCCGTATGACCGCGATTGAATCACTGGCTAAAATAGATTATAAAAACAAAAGGATAATGAATGTGTTAGTCTCTGCCTCAAAAAACGATAATGACCCGGGTGTCCGAACATTTGCTAAAGGGATTATTAATGCACTGAAAACGATAAAAGAAAATCAATAA